From the genome of Vigna angularis cultivar LongXiaoDou No.4 chromosome 11, ASM1680809v1, whole genome shotgun sequence, one region includes:
- the LOC108318841 gene encoding BTB/POZ domain-containing protein At4g30940 has translation MGVQKDSVKFNVGGRVMETTATTLANAGRNSMFGAMFDDNWNLLLSSNKEGQRFLDRNPDCFGILLDLLRTGELHIPPNIPEKLLYREALYYGLLDHVRAAKWGPFDGNRLRLSRSVQGQAPGDGTAIRAGPDGGCCVAHGSMVHVYDWMLDEHPPLSLDFQRVNDVGWVDSDNVVVGVSERLGRGDGGIGLFSSHSGELRYKFQVSHENQVKSYTAGALSFSSDYKIFSSCKGRSNEYGVGVWDQVTGKQIDFFYEPLGWSLGDADKLQWLEGSNCLLVATMFPRKDNCYISVLDFREKKMVWCWSDMGAHFTADEKRVRDAIAMEDNSSICVVNEFEDLGFMDLRSSAATSIRWSSRSRLMKGKMPDEPCYPKLALHEGQLFSSMNDCISVFCGPEWVLTSRLRRSYGGSICDFSIGGDRLFALHSEENVFDIWETPPPPIL, from the coding sequence ATGGGGGTTCAGAAAGACAGTGTGAAATTCAACGTAGGTGGCAGGGTGATGGAAACAACCGCAACAACCCTCGCCAATGCAGGGCGCAATTCGATGTTCGGTGCAATGTTCGACGACAATTGGAACCTGCTCCTATCATCAAACAAGGAGGGCCAGAGGTTCCTGGATCGCAACCCGGATTGCTTCGGGATTCTCCTCGATCTGCTCCGAACCGGGGAACTCCATATCCCACCCAACATCCCGGAGAAGCTCCTCTACCGGGAGGCCCTCTACTACGGCCTCTTGGACCACGTCCGCGCTGCCAAGTGGGGCCCATTCGACGGCAACAGGTTAAGGTTGTCGCGGTCTGTGCAGGGCCAGGCCCCGGGTGACGGAACAGCCATTCGCGCAGGCCCTGATGGAGGCTGTTGCGTTGCGCATGGCAGCATGGTTCATGTGTATGATTGGATGTTGGATGAACACCCTCCTCTTAGCCTCGATTTCCAGAGGGTCAACGATGTTGGGTGGGTTGACTCGGACAACGTTGTTGTCGGAGTGAGCGAACGCCTTGGGAGGGGTGATGGTGGGATAGGGCTGTTCAGTTCACACAGTGGGGAGCTTAGGTACAAGTTTCAGGTTTCTCATGAGAATCAGGTGAAGAGTTACACTGCTGGGGCTTTGAGTTTCAGTTCAGATTACAAGATATTTTCTAGCTGTAAAGGGAGGAGTAATGAGTATGGGGTAGGGGTTTGGGACCAGGTTACAGGGAAGCAGATAGATTTTTTCTACGAGCCTTTGGGGTGGTCTCTTGGGGATGCTGATAAGCTTCAGTGGTTGGAGGGGAGTAACTGTTTGTTGGTGGCAACCATGTTTCCCAGGAAAGACAACTGTTACATTAGTGTTTTGGATTTCAGGGAGAAGAAGATGGTGTGGTGTTGGTCTGATATGGGCGCTCATTTTACCGCGGATGAGAAACGGGTGAGGGATGCCATTGCCATGGAGGACAATAGTTCCATTTGTGTGGTGAATGAGTTTGAGGATTTGGGATTCATGGATTTGAGAAGTTCTGCTGCCACGAGCATTAGGTGGAGCTCCAGAAGTAGGTTGATGAAGGGGAAGATGCCGGATGAACCGTGTTATCCAAAACTGGCACTGCATGAAGGACAGCTTTTTTCCTCCATGAATGATTGCATTTCGGTTTTCTGTGGCCCGGAATGGGTTTTGACCTCTAGACTCAGACGAAGCTATGGAGGTTCAATATGTGACTTTTCCATTGGAGGGGACAGGCTTTTCGCGCTTCATAGTGAGgagaatgtgtttgatatttggGAGACTCCACCACCACCGATTCTAtga